One region of Spiroplasma endosymbiont of Asaphidion curtum genomic DNA includes:
- a CDS encoding 3'-5' exoribonuclease YhaM family protein, whose amino-acid sequence MIKDLKANSNVLDKFLVEKVNQGTASNGATYLTVTLKDKTGLIEARLWNSQREDVIKLQAGVIVEINGLVSEYQRNLQVKINNYKIIPLQEADLNLFVKSAPVSESLMWEQINKFIGEIKNNVWKQIVEEILKTQQARFKISQAAVRHHHNIHSGLMWHTLTMLQTAKAICEIYNDRKINKSLLYAGIILHDMGKTKELQGDLTVEYSLQGKLVGHISIMAGEIAIIGEKLQLDMQQVVLLQHMVLASHGKNEYGSPVLPQIMEAEILHHIDNLDARIYAIDSGLEQIENESFSQRIGGLENRSFYRHNYFDNEK is encoded by the coding sequence ATGATTAAAGATTTAAAAGCAAATAGTAATGTTCTTGATAAATTCTTAGTTGAAAAAGTTAATCAAGGAACAGCAAGTAATGGAGCAACATATTTAACAGTAACTTTAAAAGATAAAACAGGACTTATTGAAGCCCGTTTATGAAATTCACAACGCGAAGATGTAATTAAATTACAAGCAGGAGTAATTGTTGAAATTAATGGTTTAGTTTCAGAATATCAAAGAAATTTACAAGTTAAAATTAATAATTATAAAATTATTCCTTTACAAGAAGCAGATCTTAATTTATTTGTTAAAAGTGCTCCAGTTAGTGAAAGTTTAATGTGGGAACAAATTAATAAATTTATTGGAGAGATTAAAAATAATGTTTGAAAACAAATTGTTGAAGAAATTTTAAAGACGCAACAAGCTCGTTTTAAAATTTCTCAAGCAGCGGTTAGACATCATCATAATATTCATTCGGGATTAATGTGACATACACTAACAATGTTACAAACAGCAAAAGCAATTTGTGAAATTTATAATGATCGTAAAATTAATAAAAGTTTATTATATGCGGGAATTATTTTACATGATATGGGAAAAACTAAGGAATTACAAGGCGATTTAACAGTTGAATATAGCTTGCAAGGTAAACTAGTAGGTCATATTTCAATTATGGCTGGTGAAATTGCTATCATTGGCGAGAAATTACAATTAGATATGCAACAAGTAGTTTTATTACAACATATGGTTTTAGCAAGTCACGGTAAAAATGAATATGGTTCTCCAGTTTTACCACAAATTATGGAAGCAGAAATTTTGCATCATATTGATAATTTAGATGCAAGAATTTATGCGATTGATAGTGGTTTAGAACAAATTGAAAATGAATCTTTTTCACAACGCATCGGAGGATTAGAAAATCGTAGTTTTTATCGTCACAATTATTTTGACAATGAAAAGTAA
- a CDS encoding HIT family protein, translated as MNEQSCLFCKIILHQIPSYIIYEDEHTIAFLDIMPVDKGHTLVVPKIHSTNFINTNDEIISFVNITAKKVAKRIEIQLNTSAINFISNNGILVGQTIEHYHLHIIPKYSSNSGLQLPKNQIVVDSKKLTTLQKKLKIN; from the coding sequence ATGAATGAACAATCTTGTTTATTTTGCAAAATTATTTTGCACCAAATTCCTAGTTATATAATTTATGAAGATGAACATACAATTGCTTTTTTAGACATTATGCCCGTTGACAAAGGACATACCCTAGTAGTTCCTAAAATTCATAGTACAAATTTTATTAATACTAATGATGAAATCATTTCTTTTGTTAATATTACTGCTAAAAAAGTAGCTAAACGAATTGAAATTCAACTCAATACTTCAGCAATTAATTTTATTTCTAATAATGGTATTCTTGTTGGACAAACTATTGAACATTATCATTTACATATTATCCCTAAATATTCTTCCAACAGTGGTTTACAATTACCAAAAAATCAAATCGTTGTTGATAGTAAAAAACTAACAACATTGCAAAAAAAACTTAAGATTAATTAA
- a CDS encoding IS5 family transposase (programmed frameshift), whose protein sequence is MKFDKFNFINDKELLRLTGIKQSTFNKMLNILKEAELKKFKRGGKNNKLSLENRLLMTLSYWREYRTYFHLGKSFDISEASCYRNIKWIEDILIKHPDFQQLAGKKALINDYFNDKTIIIDATETPIQRPKKTQKQSYSGKKKKHTIKTQVIIEKESKIIIATNFSLGKKHDFCLFKESKIPILKNTKLIVDNGYQGIQKIHSNVLIPKKKTKKNPLNKEQKHNNKLISKMRIIIENIFAILKKFKIITEKYRNRRKRFSLRFNLIASIYNLQL, encoded by the exons ATGAAATTTGATAAATTTAATTTTATTAATGATAAAGAATTATTACGATTAACTGGAATAAAGCAAAGTACTTTTAATAAAATGTTAAATATTTTAAAAGAAGCTGAGTTAAAAAAGTTTAAAAGAGGTGGTAAAAATAATAAATTATCATTAGAAAATAGATTATTGATGACTTTATCATATTGACGAGAATATCGTACTTATTTTCATCTTGGTAAAAGTTTTGATATTAGTGAAGCTAGTTGTTATCGAAATATCAAGTGAATTGAAGATATTTTAATCAAACATCCTGATTTTCAACAACTTGCTGGTAAAAAAGCATTAATAAATGATTATTTTAATGATAAAACAATTATTATTGATGCTACAGAAACACCCATTCAACGCCCAAAAAAGAC ACAAAAACAATCTTATTCAGGAAAAAAGAAAAAACACACTATTAAAACACAAGTAATTATTGAAAAAGAAAGCAAAATAATTATTGCAACAAATTTTTCTCTCGGTAAAAAGCATGATTTTTGTTTATTTAAAGAATCAAAAATCCCAATTTTAAAAAATACTAAATTAATAGTTGATAATGGTTATCAAGGAATACAAAAAATTCATAGTAATGTTCTAATACCTAAGAAAAAAACAAAGAAAAACCCTTTAAATAAAGAACAAAAACATAATAATAAATTAATTTCAAAAATGAGAATTATTATTGAAAATATTTTTGCTATTCTTAAAAAATTTAAAATTATTACTGAAAAATATCGTAATCGTAGAAAACGATTTAGTTTAAGATTTAATTTAATTGCTTCAATTTATAATTTGCAATTATAG
- a CDS encoding Mbov_0401 family ICE element transposase-like protein, with product MYTNKCEQLANEYEKLDEYLYKYHYRLNQGYKVVHFATRTIITIFGEVVFKRRRYKYWNQKSGKFEYVCLLDKEIGLLPKQRIYFDVQFKVLSLLGDGKRYRDVLDALNHCYISKGSISNILNKYDIAEYFQLAEKETKTRIDVKNKDLYIQLDETFLATLDQKVKQDQRIRLVTFHTGHKEKNYKNARRALENKRGHFLMLKIGKQINTMDYRDLLIRELQKHYLNINYDKIIVCGDGATWIRKIANSFGNVRYILDGYHAIKKLKQTAFNIIFENRKVTLNSWIKLYKDGNLSRINQNHS from the coding sequence ATGTACACTAACAAATGTGAACAATTAGCTAATGAATATGAAAAATTAGATGAATACTTATATAAATATCATTATCGGTTAAACCAAGGTTATAAAGTAGTTCATTTTGCAACAAGAACAATTATTACAATTTTTGGTGAAGTTGTTTTTAAGCGACGCCGATATAAATATTGAAATCAAAAATCAGGTAAATTTGAATATGTATGTTTATTAGATAAAGAAATTGGTTTATTACCTAAACAACGCATTTATTTTGATGTCCAATTTAAAGTTTTAAGTCTTCTAGGTGATGGCAAGCGCTATCGTGATGTTTTAGATGCTCTAAATCATTGTTATATTTCAAAAGGTAGCATTTCAAATATTTTAAATAAATATGATATTGCCGAATATTTTCAACTAGCAGAAAAAGAAACTAAAACTAGAATTGATGTCAAAAATAAGGACTTATATATTCAACTAGATGAGACATTTTTAGCGACATTAGATCAGAAAGTTAAACAAGACCAAAGAATTCGTTTAGTTACTTTTCATACTGGACATAAAGAAAAAAATTATAAAAATGCTCGTAGAGCGTTAGAAAACAAACGAGGTCATTTTTTAATGTTAAAAATTGGTAAACAAATAAATACGATGGATTATCGTGATTTATTAATTAGAGAATTACAAAAACATTATTTGAATATTAATTATGACAAAATAATTGTTTGTGGCGATGGCGCTACTTGAATTAGAAAAATTGCCAATAGTTTTGGTAATGTTAGATATATTTTAGATGGTTATCACGCTATTAAAAAATTAAAACAAACAGCATTTAATATTATTTTTGAAAATCGCAAAGTAACACTAAATAGTTGAATTAAATTATATAAGGATGGCAATCTATCAAGAATTAATCAAAACCATTCGTAA
- a CDS encoding IS30 family transposase, which produces MGYKHLGIYERIYIENQLKFKVKISEIAKNLNRSISTIIREVNRNKDSNHYFSLIAQNKAENRKQSHVYFHKFKNRELVKYVQQKLLLGWSPEQIYGRIKNFHKEWIISFKTIYNWIYSGLLEKVTNKNLRRKGKKRKSQENRGKFNGKSIKERNINVNNRITVGHWEGDTVVSSRGKSKSCLITLVERTSRFTLAMLVENRTTKVVNENISHYLSILPNNLVKTITFDRGKEFSNWQQLEKNLNVKIYFANAYSPWQRGTNENTNGLIREKFPKKFNFSNTTKNAVHKFILSLNQRPRKILNYLSPIEYLVRKIIYLHLQV; this is translated from the coding sequence ATGGGTTACAAACATCTTGGCATATATGAAAGAATTTATATTGAGAATCAATTGAAGTTTAAAGTAAAAATTAGTGAAATAGCTAAAAATCTTAATCGAAGTATTAGTACTATTATTCGAGAAGTCAATAGAAATAAAGATAGTAATCATTATTTTTCATTAATTGCACAAAATAAAGCAGAAAACAGAAAACAATCACATGTTTATTTTCATAAGTTTAAAAATAGAGAATTAGTAAAATATGTACAACAAAAATTACTATTAGGTTGATCGCCTGAACAAATTTATGGCAGAATTAAAAATTTTCATAAAGAATGAATTATTAGTTTTAAAACAATTTACAATTGAATTTATTCTGGATTACTTGAAAAAGTTACTAATAAAAATTTAAGAAGAAAAGGTAAGAAACGAAAATCTCAAGAAAATCGCGGTAAATTTAATGGTAAATCAATTAAAGAACGAAATATTAATGTTAATAATCGTATAACTGTTGGTCATTGAGAAGGTGATACTGTAGTATCATCACGAGGTAAAAGTAAATCATGTTTAATAACTTTAGTTGAAAGAACATCAAGATTTACTTTAGCAATGTTAGTTGAAAATAGAACTACTAAAGTTGTTAACGAAAACATTAGCCATTATTTATCAATTCTTCCAAATAATCTTGTTAAGACTATAACATTTGATAGGGGTAAAGAATTTTCTAATTGACAACAACTTGAAAAAAATTTAAATGTGAAAATTTATTTTGCTAATGCGTATTCGCCTTGACAAAGAGGTACTAATGAAAATACTAATGGTTTAATTAGAGAAAAATTTCCTAAAAAATTTAATTTTTCAAATACTACTAAAAATGCAGTTCATAAATTTATATTGTCTTTAAACCAAAGACCAAGAAAAATACTAAATTATCTTTCACCAATCGAATATTTGGTTAGAAAAATAATTTACTTGCACTTACAAGTATAA
- a CDS encoding aminotransferase class V-fold PLP-dependent enzyme, whose amino-acid sequence MTDIKNIKKDFPFFQKNKNIVYLDNSATSLKPQCVIDNIINYYLKYSTNPHNTDFLLAYDCNENIQKIRKLVAEFINGKDSEIIFIPSTTFGLNQLALGLEALISKDDEILLTMAEHSSNLLPWYRLAKTKQAKIKYIGLEDLTITITNIKKLLTPKTKIVSFANISNVLGTVNNTKAICQAIKQYNPNIIVIIDGAQSVGHIKTDVQDWDIDFLVFSGHKMLGPTGIAILWGKNIMLSKLAPMLLGGGNKATINENGTYSLLQGYMSFESGTQNIAGIFGLQEAIKYLQNIGLETIHNYITSLKDYAVNEIRRENLDITIYNPNAKSGILVFNVNNVAAHDVSVNLANNHNICLRSGVHCAILIDRVLGVKSSLRASFYIYNTKEDVDKLIIALKTGGNFIDDFL is encoded by the coding sequence ATGACAGATATAAAAAATATTAAGAAAGATTTTCCCTTTTTTCAGAAAAATAAAAATATTGTTTATTTAGATAATAGTGCTACTAGTTTAAAACCACAATGTGTTATTGATAATATTATTAATTATTATTTAAAGTATTCTACTAATCCTCATAATACTGATTTTTTACTAGCGTATGATTGTAATGAGAATATTCAAAAAATTCGTAAACTAGTTGCTGAATTTATTAATGGTAAGGATAGTGAGATTATCTTTATTCCTTCAACTACTTTTGGATTAAATCAATTGGCATTAGGGTTAGAAGCATTAATTTCTAAGGATGATGAGATTTTATTAACAATGGCTGAACATAGTTCTAATTTATTACCTTGGTATCGTTTAGCAAAAACTAAACAAGCAAAGATTAAATATATTGGTTTGGAAGATTTAACAATTACTATTACTAATATTAAAAAATTATTAACACCGAAAACTAAAATTGTTAGTTTTGCAAATATAAGTAATGTTTTAGGAACTGTTAATAATACTAAAGCAATTTGTCAAGCAATTAAACAATATAATCCTAATATTATTGTTATTATTGATGGTGCCCAATCAGTTGGTCATATTAAAACTGATGTTCAAGATTGAGATATTGATTTTTTAGTATTTTCTGGTCATAAGATGTTAGGACCAACGGGTATTGCTATTTTATGAGGAAAAAATATAATGTTATCTAAATTAGCACCAATGTTATTAGGCGGTGGTAATAAGGCTACTATTAATGAGAACGGAACATATTCTTTACTACAAGGATATATGAGTTTTGAATCAGGAACGCAAAATATTGCTGGTATTTTTGGTTTACAAGAAGCGATTAAGTATTTACAAAATATAGGTTTAGAAACAATTCATAATTATATTACTAGTTTAAAAGATTATGCTGTTAATGAAATACGAAGGGAAAATTTAGATATAACAATTTATAATCCTAATGCTAAAAGTGGCATTTTAGTTTTTAATGTTAATAATGTTGCTGCCCATGATGTATCAGTTAATTTAGCTAATAACCATAATATTTGTCTTCGTAGTGGTGTTCATTGTGCTATTTTAATTGATCGTGTACTTGGTGTTAAAAGTTCATTAAGAGCTAGTTTTTATATTTATAATACTAAAGAAGATGTTGATAAATTAATTATCGCATTAAAAACAGGAGGTAATTTCATTGATGATTTCTTATAA
- a CDS encoding iron-sulfur cluster assembly scaffold protein — MISYNEWRKIIINHYQNPQYQGFIEHNQAIERLQPNLSCADQLNLQLVVINDVIVSARFMGYACAIATSSADLICQTITNKPKHQAIAILNNYLLMINVKDYDSVILEDLIVFTHTKKQPNRKQCSLLASTGFLMML, encoded by the coding sequence ATGATTTCTTATAATGAATGAAGAAAGATAATTATTAATCATTATCAAAATCCTCAGTATCAAGGTTTTATTGAACATAACCAAGCAATTGAACGATTGCAACCGAATTTAAGTTGTGCTGATCAGTTAAATTTACAGTTAGTAGTTATCAATGATGTTATTGTTTCAGCTCGTTTTATGGGTTATGCTTGTGCAATTGCAACTTCTAGTGCTGACTTGATTTGTCAAACCATTACTAATAAACCAAAACATCAAGCAATAGCAATTTTAAATAATTATTTGTTAATGATTAATGTTAAAGATTATGATAGTGTTATTTTAGAAGACTTAATTGTATTTACTCATACTAAAAAGCAACCAAATCGTAAGCAGTGTTCATTATTAGCAAGTACTGGTTTTTTAATGATGTTATAA
- a CDS encoding 5-formyltetrahydrofolate cyclo-ligase, giving the protein MFDKHLLRKSSLKVRLAMAKGDKEQYDQKIINFITDNDDFQKAKIIGLFSPIRGEINVNPLISFCFNNDKIVGLPRMQDDNSLLFYQITSFDDLVIDNDYNILQPNLQCKMLMTSEINICFLPFLAYDGTGARVGYGKGYYDRTLVNFKNPIIGIGYSWQKTIEKITVDKNDVLMHQVITEIGIERF; this is encoded by the coding sequence ATGTTTGATAAACATTTATTACGAAAATCATCTTTAAAAGTAAGATTAGCAATGGCAAAAGGTGATAAAGAGCAATATGATCAGAAAATTATTAATTTTATTACTGATAATGACGATTTTCAAAAAGCAAAAATAATTGGATTATTTTCACCTATTAGGGGAGAAATTAATGTTAATCCTTTAATTAGTTTTTGTTTTAATAATGACAAGATTGTTGGATTACCAAGAATGCAAGATGATAATTCTTTATTATTTTATCAAATTACTAGTTTTGATGATTTAGTAATTGATAATGATTACAATATTTTACAACCTAATTTGCAATGTAAAATGTTAATGACTTCGGAAATTAATATTTGTTTCTTACCATTTTTAGCGTATGATGGTACCGGCGCTAGAGTTGGTTATGGGAAAGGATATTATGACCGAACTTTAGTAAATTTTAAAAATCCAATTATTGGAATTGGTTATAGTTGACAAAAAACTATAGAAAAAATAACAGTTGATAAAAATGATGTTTTAATGCATCAAGTAATAACTGAAATTGGAATTGAAAGATTTTAA
- a CDS encoding IS5 family transposase (programmed frameshift), whose protein sequence is MKFDKFNFINDKELLRLTGIKQSTFNKMLNILKEAELKKFKRGGKNNKLSLENRLLMTLSYWREYRTYFHLGKSFDISEASCYRNIKWIEDILIKHPDFQQLAGKKALINDYFNDKTIIIDATETPIQRPKKTQKQSYSGKKKKHTIKTQVIIEKESKIIIATNFSLGKKHDFCLFKESKIPILKNTKLIVDNGYQGIQKIHSNVLIPKKKTKKNPLNKEQKHNNKLISKMRIIIENIFAILKKFKIITEKYRNRRKRFSLRFNLIASIYNLQL, encoded by the exons ATGAAATTTGATAAATTTAATTTTATTAATGATAAAGAATTATTACGATTAACTGGAATAAAGCAAAGTACTTTTAATAAAATGTTAAATATTTTAAAAGAAGCTGAGTTAAAAAAGTTTAAAAGAGGTGGTAAAAATAATAAATTATCATTAGAAAATAGATTATTGATGACTTTATCATATTGACGAGAATATCGTACTTATTTTCATCTTGGTAAAAGTTTTGATATTAGTGAAGCTAGTTGTTATCGAAATATCAAGTGAATTGAAGATATTTTAATCAAACATCCTGATTTTCAACAACTTGCTGGTAAAAAAGCATTAATAAATGATTATTTTAATGATAAAACAATTATTATTGATGCTACAGAAACACCCATTCAACGCCCAAAAAAGAC ACAAAAACAATCTTATTCAGGAAAAAAGAAAAAACACACTATTAAAACACAAGTAATTATTGAAAAAGAAAGCAAAATAATTATTGCAACAAATTTTTCTCTCGGCAAAAAGCATGATTTTTGTTTATTTAAAGAATCAAAAATCCCAATTTTAAAAAATACTAAATTAATAGTTGATAATGGTTATCAAGGAATACAAAAAATTCATAGTAATGTTCTAATACCTAAGAAAAAAACAAAGAAAAACCCTTTAAATAAAGAACAAAAACATAATAATAAATTAATTTCAAAAATGAGAATTATTATTGAAAATATTTTTGCTATTCTTAAAAAATTTAAAATTATTACTGAAAAATATCGTAATCGTAGAAAACGATTTAGTTTAAGATTTAATTTAATTGCTTCAATTTATAATTTGCAATTATAG
- a CDS encoding helix-turn-helix domain-containing protein produces MGYKHLGIYERIYIENQLKFKVKISEIAKNLNRSISTIIREVNRNKDSNHYFSLIAQNKAENRKQSHVYFHKFKNRELVKYVQQKLLLGWSPEQIYGRIKNFHKEWIISFKTIYNWIYSGLLEKVTNKNFMMLSLF; encoded by the coding sequence ATGGGTTACAAACATCTTGGCATATATGAAAGAATTTATATTGAGAATCAATTGAAGTTTAAAGTAAAAATTAGTGAAATAGCTAAAAATCTTAATCGAAGTATTAGTACTATTATTCGAGAAGTCAATAGAAATAAAGATAGTAATCATTATTTTTCATTAATTGCACAAAATAAAGCAGAAAACAGAAAACAATCACATGTTTATTTTCATAAGTTTAAAAATAGAGAATTAGTAAAATATGTACAACAAAAATTACTATTAGGTTGATCGCCTGAACAAATTTATGGCAGAATTAAAAATTTTCATAAAGAATGAATTATTAGTTTTAAAACAATTTACAATTGAATTTATTCTGGATTACTTGAAAAAGTTACTAATAAAAATTTCATGATGCTAAGTTTATTTTAG
- a CDS encoding IS30 family transposase produces MGYKHLGIYERIYIENQLKFKVKISEIAKNLNRSISTIIREVNRNKDSNHYFSLIAQNKAENRKQSHVYFHKFKNRELVKYVQQKLLLGWSPEQIYGRIKNFHKEWIISFKTIYNWIYSGLLEKVTNKNLRRKGKKRKSQENRGKFNGKSIKERNINVNNRITVGHWEGDTVVSSRGKSKSCLITLVERTSRFTLAMLVENRTTKVVNKNISHYLSILPNNLVKTITFDRGKEFSNWQQFEKNLNVKIYFANAYSPWQRGTNENTNGLIREKFPKKFNFSNTTKNAVHKFILSLNQRPRKILNYLSPIEYLVRKII; encoded by the coding sequence ATGGGTTACAAACATCTTGGCATATATGAAAGAATTTATATTGAGAATCAATTGAAGTTTAAAGTAAAAATTAGTGAAATAGCTAAAAATCTTAATCGAAGTATTAGTACTATTATTCGAGAAGTCAATAGAAATAAAGATAGTAATCATTATTTTTCATTAATTGCACAAAATAAAGCAGAAAACAGAAAACAATCACATGTTTATTTTCATAAGTTTAAAAATAGAGAATTAGTAAAATATGTACAACAAAAATTACTATTAGGTTGATCGCCTGAACAAATTTATGGCAGAATTAAAAATTTTCATAAAGAATGAATTATTAGTTTTAAAACAATTTACAATTGAATTTATTCTGGATTACTTGAAAAAGTTACTAATAAAAATTTAAGAAGAAAAGGTAAGAAACGAAAATCTCAAGAAAATCGCGGTAAATTTAATGGTAAATCAATTAAAGAACGAAATATTAATGTTAATAATCGTATAACTGTTGGTCATTGAGAAGGTGATACTGTAGTATCATCACGAGGTAAAAGTAAATCATGTTTAATAACTTTAGTTGAAAGAACATCAAGATTTACTTTAGCAATGTTAGTTGAAAATAGAACTACTAAAGTTGTTAACAAAAACATTAGCCATTATTTATCAATTCTTCCAAATAATCTTGTTAAGACTATAACATTTGATAGGGGTAAAGAATTTTCTAATTGACAACAATTTGAAAAAAATTTAAATGTGAAAATTTATTTTGCTAATGCGTATTCGCCTTGACAAAGAGGTACTAATGAAAATACTAATGGTTTAATTAGAGAAAAATTTCCTAAAAAATTTAATTTTTCAAATACTACTAAAAATGCAGTTCATAAATTTATATTGTCTTTAAACCAAAGACCAAGAAAAATACTAAATTATCTTTCACCAATCGAATATTTGGTTAGAAAAATAATTTAG
- a CDS encoding helix-turn-helix domain-containing protein, with protein sequence MGYKHLGIYERIYIENQLKFKVKISEIAKNLNRSISTIIREVNRNKDSNHYFSLIAQNKAENRKQSHVYFHNLPNCKVKCN encoded by the coding sequence ATGGGTTACAAACATCTTGGCATATATGAAAGAATTTATATTGAGAATCAATTGAAGTTTAAAGTAAAAATTAGTGAAATAGCTAAAAATCTTAATCGAAGTATTAGTACTATTATTCGAGAAGTCAATAGAAATAAAGATAGTAATCATTATTTTTCATTAATTGCACAAAATAAAGCAGAAAACAGAAAACAATCACATGTTTATTTTCATAATTTGCCAAATTGTAAAGTTAAGTGCAACTAA
- a CDS encoding glycine--tRNA ligase, protein MNKRMELLVNHLKEYGFVFQGSQIYGGLSNSWDYGPLGAQLKNRLQHLWWERFVTKHPLNVGLDSVIIMNSSVWKASGHLDNFYDLFVDCKSCIKRFRVDHLLNNVTVDFQKLRADELQVLLKEHQVVCSNCKNNNFTAVRSFDLMFKTQQGVLANEQGVVYLRPETAQGIFVNFKNIQRSLRKKLPFGVGQIGKVFRNEITPGHFIFRTREFEQMELEFFFNPNDQTEWFDYWLSYCQQFLLDIGIKQDNFSLNEHEDSVLAHYAKRTVDIEYNFPFGKQELWGISNRSSFDLKTHSEHSGEDLSYLDSELNAKIFANVIEPSVGVGRLMLAILNDAYDVEILPDNSKRTILRLNHNLAPYYIAILPLSKQLNEEAYKLYEELANDFLATYDETQNIGKRYRRQDAIGTPYCITIDFKSLKRWRRSVTVRFRDTMVQKRVKVRKLRKYLKHLQEQN, encoded by the coding sequence ATTAATAAGAGAATGGAATTGTTAGTTAATCATTTGAAGGAGTATGGCTTTGTTTTTCAGGGTTCGCAAATTTATGGTGGGTTAAGTAATAGTTGGGATTATGGTCCGTTGGGAGCACAGTTGAAAAATCGTTTGCAACATTTGTGATGGGAACGGTTTGTGACGAAGCATCCTTTGAATGTTGGACTGGATAGTGTCATTATTATGAACAGTAGTGTTTGGAAGGCTTCGGGGCATCTTGATAATTTTTACGATTTATTTGTGGATTGTAAAAGTTGTATTAAGCGGTTTCGAGTGGATCATTTGTTAAACAATGTGACTGTTGATTTTCAAAAATTGCGTGCTGATGAATTGCAAGTCTTATTAAAAGAACATCAAGTTGTGTGCTCTAATTGTAAGAATAATAATTTTACAGCGGTTCGTTCATTTGATTTGATGTTCAAAACTCAACAAGGGGTTTTAGCAAATGAACAAGGTGTTGTTTATTTACGGCCAGAAACAGCGCAAGGAATTTTTGTAAATTTCAAAAATATTCAACGAAGTTTAAGAAAGAAATTGCCCTTTGGGGTTGGCCAAATTGGAAAAGTTTTTCGTAATGAAATTACTCCGGGACACTTTATTTTTCGGACAAGAGAATTTGAGCAAATGGAATTGGAATTTTTTTTTAATCCTAATGATCAAACTGAGTGATTTGATTATTGATTAAGTTATTGTCAACAATTTTTACTAGATATTGGTATTAAACAGGATAATTTTAGTTTAAATGAACACGAAGATAGTGTTTTAGCTCATTATGCGAAGCGAACTGTGGATATTGAATATAATTTTCCTTTTGGTAAGCAAGAGTTATGGGGTATTAGTAATCGTTCTTCTTTTGATTTAAAAACGCATAGTGAACATAGTGGTGAAGATTTAAGTTATTTAGATTCAGAATTAAATGCGAAGATATTCGCGAATGTTATTGAACCGTCAGTCGGTGTTGGCAGATTAATGTTGGCCATTTTAAATGATGCTTATGATGTTGAGATTTTGCCAGATAATAGTAAACGCACGATATTGCGATTAAATCACAATTTGGCTCCTTATTATATTGCTATTTTACCTTTAAGTAAGCAATTAAATGAAGAAGCGTATAAATTATATGAAGAGTTAGCTAATGATTTTTTAGCAACTTACGATGAGACGCAAAATATTGGGAAAAGATATCGTCGTCAAGATGCTATTGGAACGCCTTATTGTATTACAATTGATTTTAAAAGCTTAAAACGGTGAAGAAGAAGTGTAACGGTTCGTTTTCGTGACACGATGGTGCAAAAACGAGTAAAAGTTAGAAAATTAAGAAAATACCTTAAACACTTGCAAGAACAAAATTAA